A DNA window from Bacillota bacterium contains the following coding sequences:
- the csaB gene encoding polysaccharide pyruvyl transferase CsaB, protein MNNIKIMMATMGLGLGGAETHIVELSKALKSRGFDVCICSNGGVYTKTLADAGIRHYQAPMHVRSIPCMIKSFFKLYHAVLREKPDIIHAHARIPAFLSSIVCFLTNTPMVTTAHFNFATVGGLRFLSRWGKRSIAVSNDLKNYLTQNYNVKPENIIVTVNGINTETFSPSVSDFDVRNEFNIPKDAKCIVTVSRMDKNACLAAFRLLDCADELYNFDDHLRIVVVGSGDSLEDIKSRASEINSRLGIDFVIVVGGRTDIKNFCALSSVFVGVSRAALEAMSCEKPVVLAGNQGFLGLYTRDKLKDCIATNFTCRGFGETTKDLLLEEIKKALALSDDSLHEVTAFSRKTVIDRYSVEKMVDDAYNTYRDVLSSKKIDFLICGYYGYHNAGDEALLKAVIRNLKSHRPDLNIAVLLRKNANSIDLGNVKKYNRFSLISILKVLPRTSVMIFGGGNLIQDATSTKSLIYYIELLRLAKLFGLKTMLYANGIGPVTVNSNKKRVQSILNSVDIITLRENQSYALLKDFGVTKPDIRITADEVFTLFSKISLTDNKFSYINIPQKPYIVVSLRNWKTADKHFEEKFAEFFEKLVEKYGYELVFMPMQDFEDSDICVRIKNRLSFKSRIFSGLSIEEMMYLISKSVFVVGMRLHALIFATGVAVPSIAVVYDPKVEGFLDFIDIPSFIRCENIEINKLLCFADNIVQNNEKIRSELALASKTLQSAAAKNAAAAISLLNGEIDK, encoded by the coding sequence ATGAATAATATTAAAATAATGATGGCAACTATGGGTCTTGGACTCGGCGGTGCCGAAACTCATATAGTTGAATTGTCAAAAGCTTTAAAATCACGCGGTTTTGATGTCTGCATATGTTCAAATGGCGGTGTATATACAAAAACGCTTGCAGATGCCGGAATCCGCCACTATCAGGCTCCGATGCACGTGCGCAGTATACCGTGCATGATCAAATCGTTTTTTAAGCTTTACCACGCCGTCCTGCGGGAAAAACCTGATATAATTCACGCCCATGCGCGCATTCCTGCTTTTTTATCTTCTATAGTTTGTTTTTTAACCAATACTCCTATGGTGACAACAGCTCATTTTAATTTTGCAACAGTTGGCGGGCTCAGATTTTTGTCCCGCTGGGGTAAACGTTCAATCGCGGTAAGCAACGACCTTAAAAACTATCTTACCCAAAATTACAATGTTAAACCAGAGAATATTATAGTTACGGTAAACGGAATCAATACTGAGACATTCAGCCCGTCAGTAAGCGATTTTGATGTTAGAAATGAATTCAATATTCCAAAAGACGCAAAATGTATTGTTACTGTCAGCAGAATGGACAAAAATGCCTGCCTTGCGGCATTCCGTCTGCTTGACTGTGCTGATGAACTCTATAATTTCGATGACCACCTAAGAATAGTCGTAGTAGGAAGCGGAGATTCACTTGAAGATATAAAATCAAGAGCAAGTGAGATCAATTCAAGGCTTGGCATTGATTTTGTAATAGTAGTCGGTGGCAGAACAGATATCAAAAACTTTTGCGCCCTCTCAAGCGTCTTTGTCGGCGTTTCCCGTGCCGCTCTTGAGGCTATGTCCTGTGAAAAACCAGTTGTTCTTGCCGGCAATCAGGGCTTTTTGGGTCTTTACACTAGGGACAAGCTCAAAGATTGTATCGCTACGAATTTTACCTGCCGTGGTTTTGGGGAAACAACTAAAGATTTGCTGCTTGAAGAAATCAAAAAAGCACTTGCGTTGTCTGACGATTCTTTGCACGAAGTCACAGCTTTTTCGAGAAAAACGGTAATCGACCGGTATTCAGTCGAAAAGATGGTCGATGATGCGTATAATACTTATCGCGACGTTTTATCCTCAAAAAAAATAGATTTTCTTATATGCGGTTACTACGGATATCATAACGCCGGAGACGAGGCACTGCTTAAAGCTGTTATCCGAAACCTTAAGTCACACCGACCAGATCTTAATATAGCAGTTCTGCTTAGGAAAAATGCTAACTCAATAGACCTTGGAAATGTAAAAAAATATAACCGTTTCAGTTTAATATCAATTCTTAAAGTTTTGCCTCGAACATCAGTTATGATTTTCGGCGGTGGAAACCTTATACAGGATGCGACTAGTACAAAATCTCTTATTTATTACATAGAATTATTAAGGCTTGCAAAATTATTTGGGCTTAAAACGATGCTCTATGCAAATGGAATTGGCCCTGTAACTGTTAACAGCAACAAAAAACGCGTACAGTCTATCTTAAATAGTGTAGACATAATTACGCTTCGTGAAAATCAGTCGTATGCCCTGCTGAAGGATTTTGGTGTTACAAAGCCGGATATTCGCATTACGGCAGATGAAGTCTTCACTTTGTTTTCTAAAATCTCGCTTACAGATAATAAGTTTTCTTACATTAATATACCTCAAAAGCCTTATATTGTCGTATCTTTGCGTAATTGGAAAACTGCCGATAAACACTTTGAAGAAAAGTTTGCTGAATTTTTTGAAAAGCTTGTTGAAAAATATGGTTATGAACTTGTATTCATGCCGATGCAGGATTTTGAGGACAGCGATATTTGCGTTAGAATAAAGAACAGACTTAGCTTCAAAAGCAGAATCTTCAGCGGTCTTTCAATTGAAGAGATGATGTATCTTATTTCAAAAAGCGTCTTCGTGGTAGGTATGAGACTTCATGCACTTATTTTTGCAACCGGCGTTGCCGTGCCGTCCATTGCTGTTGTATACGATCCTAAAGTTGAAGGATTTTTGGATTTTATTGATATTCCAAGCTTTATCAGATGCGAAAATATTGAAATCAACAAACTTTTGTGTTTTGCTGATAACATAGTGCAAAACAACGAAAAAATACGTTCAGAGCTCGCATTAGCTTCAAAGACTCTTCAAAGTGCAGCCGCAAAAAATGCTGCCGCCGCAATAAGTTTATTAAATGGGGAGATTGATAAGTGA
- the rplL gene encoding 50S ribosomal protein L7/L12, protein MSEKVTKLIEDVKALTVLELSELVKALEEEFGVSAAAPVAVAAAPAAAAPAAEEKTEFTVVLAEVGASKLNVIKVVREVTGLGLKEAKDLVDGAPKPVKENVGKDEAEELKKKLEDAGAKVELK, encoded by the coding sequence ATGTCTGAAAAAGTTACAAAGTTAATTGAAGATGTTAAAGCACTTACCGTTCTTGAATTATCCGAGCTTGTTAAAGCTCTCGAAGAGGAGTTTGGTGTTTCAGCTGCTGCTCCTGTTGCAGTTGCTGCTGCTCCTGCTGCTGCTGCTCCTGCTGCTGAAGAAAAGACTGAGTTCACAGTTGTTCTTGCTGAAGTTGGCGCTTCAAAGCTTAACGTTATCAAGGTTGTTCGCGAAGTTACCGGCCTTGGCTTAAAAGAAGCTAAAGATTTAGTTGACGGAGCTCCGAAGCCTGTAAAAGAGAACGTTGGCAAAGACGAAGCTGAAGAACTGAAGAAGAAACTTGAAGATGCTGGCGCAAAGGTAGAACTTAAGTAA
- the nusG gene encoding transcription termination/antitermination protein NusG — protein MSDAKWYVVHTYSGYENKVKTNLEKIVENRKLQELIPDVKVPTEIVVELKENNKSKEVEKKIFPGYVLVKMVMNDETWYIVRNVRGVTGFVGPASKPVPLTEEEVAELGVEKRSFDIRFAVGDNVKVNSGPLAGNSGYVEAISPDSKKVRVMVSMFGREMPVELNLEQIDPIV, from the coding sequence ATGTCTGATGCGAAATGGTATGTAGTGCATACCTATTCAGGCTATGAAAACAAGGTTAAGACAAACCTTGAAAAAATCGTTGAAAACCGTAAGCTCCAGGAGCTTATCCCCGATGTCAAGGTTCCGACTGAGATTGTTGTTGAATTAAAAGAAAACAATAAATCAAAAGAGGTTGAAAAGAAGATTTTCCCGGGCTATGTGCTTGTGAAGATGGTTATGAACGACGAAACATGGTATATCGTCCGCAATGTGCGCGGCGTTACCGGATTCGTTGGCCCTGCTTCTAAACCCGTTCCTCTGACTGAAGAGGAGGTTGCGGAGCTGGGCGTTGAAAAACGCTCATTTGACATTCGCTTTGCTGTAGGTGATAACGTAAAGGTTAACAGCGGACCTCTTGCCGGAAATAGCGGATACGTTGAGGCAATCAGTCCGGACAGCAAAAAAGTCAGAGTTATGGTTTCTATGTTCGGCCGTGAAATGCCGGTTGAACTCAACCTGGAACAGATCGATCCAATTGTATGA
- the secE gene encoding preprotein translocase subunit SecE, giving the protein MAENTPVKAEKPKKKGPSLGERLNRWFRETRSEMKKVVWSPWKQVKTNTWVVIVSIVIVSAFIGLFDAGLAALIGLIIK; this is encoded by the coding sequence ATGGCAGAAAATACGCCAGTAAAAGCCGAAAAGCCAAAGAAAAAGGGCCCCTCACTTGGAGAAAGATTAAACAGATGGTTTCGCGAAACAAGATCCGAGATGAAAAAGGTTGTCTGGTCCCCATGGAAACAGGTCAAAACCAACACTTGGGTAGTTATTGTTTCCATTGTTATAGTATCTGCCTTTATCGGATTATTTGATGCCGGACTTGCAGCGCTTATAGGCTTAATAATTAAATGA
- a CDS encoding undecaprenyl-diphosphate phosphatase, whose translation MEFIEIIKAFILGIIEGITEWLPISSTGHMILADEFIKLNVTAAFKEMFLVVIQLGAIMAVVVLYLHKLNPFSSKKSPAERKETFVLWYKVLIACVPAGIIGVLFNDKIDELFYNYKTVSVTLIFYGLLFILIENGRKGKPKINSISQLSYKTALIIGIFQILSLIPGTSRSGATIIGAMLIGTSRYIAAEFSFFLSIPVMFGASAVKILKFGFNFTGLELAILLTGMITAFIVSILAIRFLMGYIKKHDFKAFGYYRIILGLIVLVYFLVR comes from the coding sequence ATGGAGTTTATTGAAATTATCAAAGCGTTCATTCTTGGTATCATCGAAGGAATAACCGAATGGCTTCCAATCAGCAGTACAGGTCATATGATTTTGGCTGATGAATTCATCAAGCTTAATGTTACTGCCGCATTTAAAGAGATGTTCCTTGTTGTAATACAGCTTGGTGCAATAATGGCCGTTGTAGTTTTATACCTACATAAGTTAAATCCTTTTTCCTCAAAAAAGTCTCCTGCGGAACGCAAAGAAACCTTTGTTCTTTGGTACAAAGTTCTTATTGCATGTGTCCCTGCAGGAATAATAGGCGTATTGTTCAATGATAAAATTGATGAACTGTTTTACAATTATAAAACAGTCTCAGTAACGCTTATATTCTATGGTTTATTATTTATACTTATCGAAAATGGCAGAAAAGGAAAACCAAAAATCAATTCGATTTCACAATTATCATATAAAACAGCTTTGATAATAGGAATTTTTCAGATACTGTCATTGATACCAGGCACCTCCCGTTCGGGCGCTACTATTATAGGGGCCATGCTTATAGGTACATCAAGATATATTGCGGCTGAGTTTTCGTTCTTTCTTTCAATTCCAGTTATGTTTGGTGCAAGCGCGGTTAAGATATTAAAATTCGGGTTTAATTTTACCGGATTGGAACTAGCAATACTACTAACAGGCATGATTACTGCTTTTATAGTATCTATTCTTGCAATCCGCTTTTTAATGGGCTATATCAAAAAACACGATTTCAAAGCATTCGGCTATTATCGCATAATTCTAGGTTTGATCGTCCTTGTATATTTTCTTGTAAGATAA
- the ruvX gene encoding Holliday junction resolvase RuvX — protein MRIMGVDFGDARTGIAMSDINGFLASPLVTIYENGLTRTAEEVARLAAEHSVKKIVVGLPKNMDGSSGSRVEKTYLFCEELKKRFTGEIITSDERRTTVYASNILNETNTRGKKRKQSIDQLAAVLILQTYLDSTKL, from the coding sequence GTGAGAATAATGGGCGTTGATTTTGGTGATGCAAGGACAGGCATCGCCATGTCTGATATTAACGGTTTTCTCGCCAGCCCTCTTGTTACCATATACGAAAATGGACTTACTAGAACTGCAGAAGAAGTTGCCCGTCTTGCCGCAGAACACTCTGTTAAAAAGATCGTTGTAGGTCTTCCTAAAAATATGGACGGAAGCAGCGGCTCGCGTGTTGAGAAAACTTATCTTTTCTGTGAAGAACTTAAAAAACGTTTTACCGGTGAAATAATCACATCAGATGAACGCCGGACAACAGTTTATGCGTCTAATATATTAAATGAAACAAACACGCGCGGCAAAAAAAGAAAGCAAAGCATCGATCAGCTTGCCGCTGTTCTAATTCTTCAGACTTACCTTGATAGCACAAAATTGTAA
- the rplJ gene encoding 50S ribosomal protein L10 — MPSEKILDEKKKIVSDLAEKIKAAKTGVFVDYKGITVSDDTALRRKLRSENVEYAVVKNTLTKLALKDAGIEGLDDILNGTTALAISSSDLVAPAKVIAEYAGKHDNFQIKAGFVEGKVVSVSQIKELSKLPAKEVLISMVLAGFNAPISGFVNVLNGNLRGLACALNAIAEKKAANQ; from the coding sequence ATGCCAAGCGAAAAAATTCTAGACGAGAAGAAAAAGATAGTCTCTGATCTTGCTGAAAAAATCAAAGCGGCTAAAACAGGCGTTTTTGTCGATTACAAGGGTATCACAGTTTCTGATGATACTGCTCTTCGCCGTAAGCTTAGAAGTGAAAATGTTGAATACGCTGTAGTTAAAAACACACTTACAAAGCTTGCGCTGAAAGATGCTGGTATTGAAGGCCTTGATGATATACTGAATGGAACAACTGCTCTTGCTATTTCAAGCTCAGATTTAGTTGCACCGGCAAAGGTTATTGCTGAATATGCCGGCAAGCATGACAATTTCCAGATAAAAGCCGGATTTGTTGAGGGCAAAGTTGTATCAGTCAGCCAAATCAAAGAGCTTTCTAAACTGCCTGCCAAAGAAGTGCTCATTTCTATGGTTTTGGCCGGTTTCAATGCTCCAATTTCGGGGTTTGTAAACGTTTTAAACGGCAACTTAAGAGGGCTTGCGTGCGCTTTGAATGCTATTGCTGAGAAGAAAGCTGCAAATCAATAA
- the rplK gene encoding 50S ribosomal protein L11: MAQKVVGYIKLQIPAGKATPAPPVGPALGQHGVNIMAFTKEFNERTKGDIGYIIPVVITVYADRSFSFITKTPPAAVLIKKAIGIETASGTPNKNKVGKLTKEQLKKIAEQKMPDLNAATIETAMSMIAGTARSMGITVEQ; encoded by the coding sequence ATGGCTCAGAAAGTAGTAGGTTATATCAAGCTTCAGATTCCGGCAGGAAAGGCAACACCAGCACCGCCGGTTGGACCTGCACTTGGTCAGCATGGCGTTAATATTATGGCATTTACTAAAGAATTTAACGAAAGAACAAAAGGCGATATTGGTTACATTATCCCTGTTGTTATCACAGTATATGCCGACAGATCTTTTTCTTTCATTACAAAGACTCCGCCGGCTGCAGTGCTTATCAAAAAAGCGATTGGCATTGAAACAGCTTCCGGCACACCTAATAAGAACAAAGTCGGTAAACTGACAAAAGAGCAGTTAAAAAAGATTGCTGAACAGAAAATGCCTGATCTGAATGCAGCAACCATTGAAACTGCCATGTCTATGATTGCCGGAACGGCAAGAAGCATGGGCATCACTGTAGAGCAGTAA
- the rplA gene encoding 50S ribosomal protein L1, translated as MNRGKKYQESAKLIEKLKQYDPSEALDLVCKTAKAKFDETVEVHIKLGVDSRHADQQVRGAVVLPHGTGKKVRVLVFAKGDKAKEAEAGGADYVGAEELVAKITGENWFDFDIVVATPDMMGVVGRLGKVLGPKGLMPNPKAGTVTMDVTKAIHDIKAGKIEYRLDKTNIIHCPVGKVSFGIEKLSENLGTLMSAVIKARPAATKGQYIKSCVIASTMGPGIKINSGKFEA; from the coding sequence GTGAATAGAGGAAAGAAATATCAAGAAAGCGCAAAGCTGATTGAAAAGTTAAAACAATATGACCCCTCCGAAGCGCTGGATCTAGTATGCAAAACCGCTAAGGCTAAGTTTGATGAAACGGTTGAAGTGCATATAAAACTCGGTGTTGACTCACGTCACGCTGACCAGCAGGTAAGAGGCGCTGTTGTTCTGCCACACGGAACCGGCAAAAAAGTCAGAGTTCTTGTATTTGCAAAAGGCGATAAGGCAAAAGAGGCTGAAGCAGGTGGTGCTGACTATGTCGGTGCAGAAGAGCTTGTTGCCAAAATAACCGGTGAAAACTGGTTTGATTTTGATATTGTTGTCGCAACACCTGATATGATGGGCGTTGTTGGCCGCCTTGGTAAAGTGCTTGGACCTAAAGGCTTAATGCCTAACCCTAAGGCAGGAACCGTTACTATGGATGTTACTAAGGCTATCCATGATATTAAAGCCGGTAAGATCGAATATCGTCTTGATAAGACAAACATTATTCACTGCCCAGTTGGTAAGGTTTCGTTCGGAATTGAAAAACTTTCTGAAAACCTTGGCACATTAATGAGTGCAGTAATAAAGGCAAGACCTGCAGCTACAAAAGGCCAGTACATTAAAAGTTGTGTAATTGCATCTACAATGGGACCTGGCATCAAGATTAACTCAGGTAAATTTGAAGCATAA
- the rpmG gene encoding 50S ribosomal protein L33 yields MRTKITLACSECNQRNYDTMKNKKNDPDRLEMNKYCRFCKKHTLHKETK; encoded by the coding sequence ATGAGAACAAAAATTACTCTTGCGTGCAGCGAATGTAATCAAAGAAATTACGACACGATGAAGAACAAGAAAAATGATCCCGACCGTCTCGAAATGAACAAATACTGCAGATTCTGCAAGAAGCATACCCTTCATAAGGAGACGAAGTAA